In Crinalium epipsammum PCC 9333, the following are encoded in one genomic region:
- the rsmA gene encoding 16S rRNA (adenine(1518)-N(6)/adenine(1519)-N(6))-dimethyltransferase RsmA, producing the protein MVHRPRKQFGQHWLRSEKALDNIIAAAELSEGDRVLEIGPGQGVLTRKLLPKVQSAVAVEIDRDLCKVLAQKIGYFDKFLLLQGDILTLDLPAHLASFPNFQNLNKVVANIPYNITGPILEKLLGRIATPASAPYDLIVLLVQKEVAERLYAKPGSRAFGALSVRVQYLAECELICSVPARDFYPPPKVDSAVVRLRPRQFEPQANDAKKLESLVRLGFAEKRKMLRNNLKAISDRFLPAIPSASLNENEYGLTDLLEKLNINPQARAEELSLAQWVALSNCLQDGEGIKS; encoded by the coding sequence ATGGTTCATCGCCCTAGAAAACAATTTGGTCAACACTGGCTGCGGAGCGAAAAAGCTTTAGATAATATTATTGCTGCTGCTGAGTTATCAGAGGGCGATCGCGTGCTGGAAATTGGACCAGGGCAAGGCGTTTTAACTCGTAAATTATTACCGAAAGTTCAGTCTGCCGTTGCTGTTGAAATTGACCGTGATTTATGCAAAGTGTTAGCTCAAAAAATTGGTTATTTTGATAAATTTTTACTATTGCAAGGAGATATCCTAACACTAGATTTGCCTGCTCATCTAGCCAGCTTTCCAAATTTTCAAAATCTTAATAAAGTTGTTGCTAACATTCCTTATAATATTACTGGTCCAATTTTAGAGAAACTTTTAGGTAGAATTGCCACACCAGCTTCTGCACCTTATGATTTAATTGTGCTGCTAGTGCAAAAAGAAGTAGCAGAACGATTGTATGCCAAACCTGGATCGAGAGCTTTTGGAGCTTTATCGGTGCGGGTGCAATATTTGGCAGAATGTGAGTTAATCTGTAGTGTGCCAGCGCGTGATTTTTACCCACCACCAAAAGTTGATTCTGCTGTAGTCAGGTTGCGCCCTCGACAGTTTGAGCCACAGGCAAATGATGCCAAAAAGTTAGAGAGTTTGGTAAGGTTGGGCTTTGCTGAGAAGCGCAAAATGTTAAGAAATAATTTAAAAGCCATAAGCGATCGCTTTCTCCCAGCAATTCCCTCCGCGTCTTTGAACGAGAATGAGTATGGCTTAACCGACTTACTGGAAAAATTAAATATTAACCCCCAAGCTCGTGCTGAGGAACTTAGTTTAGCTCAATGGGTCGCTTTAAGTAACTGTTTGCAAGATGGAGAGGGTATTAAAAGCTGA
- a CDS encoding NACHT domain-containing protein — MTKISPQPITQMIIPHNGVVSATKQASDKNREQLIQKVKLEVKQRLDGCLHTAIQISLQRNQPQQVQRLSDVDVKIGRRSTYRLSPDISITQVFDDTAGRLLILGALGTGKTTTLLELAKDLIIRAENNHQYPLPVLFNLSDWKDDNQAIADWLVNQLHFKYGIKVLIGNQWIEQQQILPLLDGLDELELSQQERCIHAINQLLQRYNPPKYIVVCTRLEAYKNYKTWLRLNGAVYLRPLNELQIQEYLLSSRSRELWENLKTERELLALAKIPVMLCMMTFAYEDILMHSWKRLNSRSDRTVYLLNAYIRRMLTRNISSSWYRRGKQPSSDQTRRWLTWLAQKMQQQNQIEFAVESMHASWLLTPIQKKKYNLGIRLSFGIIVTLISVLLAKIISGWITAIIIGLIAGIIAGFVAMLIPSIPIIEDFTLRLILLWDGYTPWNYVRFLNYASERLLLQKAGDRYRFIHAILQDHFAKMS; from the coding sequence ATGACTAAAATCAGCCCTCAACCAATAACGCAGATGATCATTCCGCACAATGGAGTCGTCAGTGCTACAAAGCAAGCAAGTGACAAAAATCGAGAGCAGTTAATCCAAAAAGTCAAGCTGGAAGTCAAACAAAGATTAGACGGTTGCTTGCATACTGCTATCCAAATCAGTTTGCAACGAAATCAACCGCAACAAGTACAACGACTATCGGATGTGGATGTCAAAATTGGTAGGCGTTCCACTTATAGGTTGTCTCCCGATATCAGCATTACTCAAGTTTTTGATGATACAGCAGGTAGATTACTGATTTTGGGCGCGTTAGGAACAGGCAAAACCACAACTTTACTAGAACTAGCCAAAGATTTAATTATTCGTGCTGAAAATAATCATCAATATCCCCTCCCAGTTTTATTTAATCTTTCAGACTGGAAGGATGACAACCAAGCTATTGCTGATTGGTTAGTCAACCAATTGCATTTTAAATATGGTATTAAGGTCTTGATAGGCAATCAGTGGATTGAACAGCAACAAATATTACCTTTACTAGATGGGCTAGATGAACTGGAATTATCTCAACAAGAAAGATGTATTCACGCAATTAATCAACTACTTCAACGATACAATCCACCCAAATACATTGTTGTTTGTACTCGATTAGAAGCTTATAAAAATTATAAGACTTGGCTACGGCTAAATGGTGCTGTCTATTTACGACCGCTAAATGAGTTACAAATCCAAGAATATTTACTAAGTTCTAGAAGCAGAGAATTATGGGAAAACCTCAAAACTGAGCGGGAGTTATTAGCATTAGCAAAAATACCTGTGATGTTGTGCATGATGACTTTCGCTTATGAAGATATCTTAATGCACTCTTGGAAACGTCTTAATTCAAGAAGCGATCGCACAGTTTATTTACTAAATGCTTATATCCGCCGGATGCTAACCAGAAATATATCATCTAGTTGGTATCGTCGTGGCAAACAACCAAGTTCTGACCAAACACGGCGTTGGTTAACATGGCTGGCTCAAAAGATGCAACAGCAGAATCAGATAGAATTTGCGGTGGAGAGTATGCACGCTTCTTGGTTGCTTACTCCTATTCAGAAAAAAAAATATAATCTTGGGATTAGATTAAGTTTTGGCATAATTGTTACTTTAATTTCGGTGCTATTAGCTAAAATTATCTCTGGCTGGATTACTGCTATAATTATTGGGCTAATTGCTGGAATAATTGCTGGATTCGTAGCTATGTTAATCCCTAGTATTCCTATAATTGAAGATTTTACTTTGCGGTTAATTTTGCTGTGGGATGGTTATACTCCCTGGAATTATGTTCGTTTTCTTAACTACGCTAGTGAAAGGTTGTTACTACAAAAAGCTGGCGATCGCTATCGGTTTATCCATGCTATATTACAAGATCATTTCGCCAAAATGTCCTAA
- a CDS encoding TIGR00266 family protein — translation MKYDIRYKPAFAAIFLSLSPGESITAEAGAMTSMNGQISMRTEFSGGLLSALLKKFFGGESLFVNVFTNNTQLPLEVVLTQSTIGDIACIDLRGGREICFQPGAYIAHTPGINIGVQWAGFSSFFAGEGLFKLKLSGQGRVFFGAYGGISQKQINGEFIVDSGHLVAYDPGIKMKLGLAGGLIGSMTSGEGLVNRLSGNGEIYLQSRSVGGLVGFLRPKFR, via the coding sequence GTGAAATATGACATTCGTTACAAACCAGCTTTTGCAGCTATATTTTTGAGTCTCAGTCCAGGTGAGAGTATCACCGCAGAAGCAGGCGCTATGACCAGTATGAATGGTCAAATTTCGATGCGTACTGAGTTTTCAGGTGGTTTACTGTCGGCATTACTAAAAAAATTCTTTGGTGGTGAATCTTTATTTGTGAATGTTTTTACCAATAATACACAGCTACCCTTAGAGGTAGTTTTAACTCAATCTACTATTGGTGACATTGCTTGTATCGACTTGCGGGGTGGACGTGAGATTTGTTTTCAGCCTGGGGCTTACATTGCTCATACTCCTGGGATCAATATAGGTGTGCAGTGGGCAGGTTTCTCCAGCTTTTTTGCAGGAGAAGGACTGTTTAAGCTGAAATTGAGCGGTCAGGGTCGGGTGTTTTTCGGTGCTTATGGCGGAATTAGCCAAAAACAAATTAATGGTGAATTTATTGTTGATAGTGGACATTTAGTGGCGTATGACCCTGGAATTAAGATGAAACTTGGGCTTGCGGGTGGTTTGATTGGGTCTATGACTTCAGGAGAGGGATTAGTAAATCGGTTATCTGGCAATGGTGAGATTTACTTACAGTCTCGTAGTGTTGGCGGTTTAGTGGGTTTCTTACGCCCAAAGTTCCGTTAA
- a CDS encoding TIGR00266 family protein, whose product MNVEILHQPDSAIAKVTLAAGEELVAEAGSMIAMSGFVNVSTTLRQGKGGGILGGLKRMVAGESLFLSVFRSPSAGGEVFVAPKLLGDILLYQMVGNGLVVQATSYLASESNVDIELGFQGFKSLFSGESIFWLDISGYGSVILSSFGGIYEIDVNGEYIVDTGNIVAFEKSLTFDITKASSSWIGSFLGGEGLVCRFKGQGKVYCQTHNPTAFGQLVGSQLPAR is encoded by the coding sequence ATGAATGTCGAAATTTTACATCAACCGGATAGTGCGATCGCAAAAGTTACTTTAGCTGCTGGTGAAGAATTAGTAGCTGAAGCTGGCTCAATGATTGCTATGAGTGGATTTGTCAATGTCAGCACAACTTTAAGACAAGGTAAAGGAGGCGGAATTTTAGGCGGTCTTAAGCGCATGGTTGCTGGAGAATCCTTATTTTTAAGTGTTTTTCGTTCTCCCTCTGCTGGCGGAGAAGTTTTTGTAGCACCAAAATTACTAGGCGATATATTGTTATATCAAATGGTAGGTAACGGATTAGTTGTCCAAGCAACTTCTTACTTGGCTAGTGAATCAAATGTTGATATTGAATTAGGATTTCAAGGTTTCAAATCCCTGTTTTCTGGCGAGTCAATTTTTTGGCTAGATATTAGTGGGTATGGTTCTGTAATCCTCTCGTCGTTCGGTGGGATTTATGAAATTGATGTTAATGGTGAATATATTGTTGACACAGGTAATATTGTTGCTTTTGAAAAAAGCCTAACTTTTGATATTACCAAAGCTAGTTCTAGCTGGATTGGTTCATTTTTAGGTGGTGAAGGATTAGTTTGCCGATTTAAAGGGCAGGGAAAAGTATATTGCCAAACACATAATCCGACAGCATTTGGTCAGTTAGTAGGCTCTCAATTACCAGCAAGGTAA
- a CDS encoding TIGR00266 family protein, with protein MKEIAYEIEHSPAYASLRLDLQANQSVLVESGGMAAMDSSIKMKSKVQGGLMQGLGRMVSGESLFISEFTAQGAPGQLYISPGIPGDIQHYHLNGNSLIIQSSGFVACSPTVQIDTQFQGLKGFFSGESLFMVKASGQGDIWFSSYGAILEIPVAGDYVVDTGYIVAFEDTLNYNVQMLGGLSFSGLRTGILGGEGLVCNFQGRGRLWIQSRELYGLINFLNPFRPVKSSN; from the coding sequence ATGAAAGAAATTGCTTACGAAATCGAACATTCTCCCGCCTACGCTTCCTTGCGTTTAGATTTGCAGGCAAACCAATCTGTCTTAGTTGAATCTGGGGGAATGGCAGCAATGGACTCTAGCATCAAAATGAAGTCTAAGGTGCAAGGGGGATTAATGCAAGGTCTTGGGCGAATGGTAAGCGGTGAATCGTTGTTTATTAGCGAATTTACTGCTCAAGGCGCACCAGGACAACTCTATATTTCTCCTGGGATTCCTGGCGATATTCAGCATTATCATTTAAATGGTAATAGCTTGATTATTCAATCTTCTGGATTTGTTGCTTGTAGTCCTACTGTACAAATTGATACCCAATTTCAAGGATTAAAAGGCTTTTTTAGCGGAGAGTCTTTGTTCATGGTAAAAGCAAGCGGTCAAGGCGATATCTGGTTTAGTTCTTATGGTGCAATCCTAGAAATTCCAGTAGCGGGCGATTATGTTGTAGATACTGGGTATATTGTGGCATTTGAAGATACTTTAAACTATAACGTTCAGATGTTAGGAGGATTATCTTTTTCTGGTTTAAGAACTGGAATCTTAGGCGGCGAAGGATTAGTTTGTAATTTTCAGGGTAGAGGAAGATTATGGATTCAATCACGAGAACTTTATGGTTTAATCAACTTTTTAAATCCTTTCCGTCCTGTTAAAAGTAGTAATTAA
- a CDS encoding M48 family metallopeptidase — MASKLQPINRNPPPNNRQLLILLGLFLGFIVSILWIVGLIANSLIWVIPPSVEQQLGAVIVPAYEKLAQPSPTQDTLNQLLNRLETKLPPEQKQQRDYQILYIPQPTVNALALPGDRIIIFAGLLDQVESENELMMILGHELGHFANRDHLRGLGYQILVQVAFSYFFGDTGWWSSSVASGVEAVTKAQFSQSQETQADQFGLNLLQSTYGHVAGATDFFTRLNQQRNLDIAFLASHPAPGKRVVELQRLIKELNYTTKERSPLPKAIANLKS; from the coding sequence ATGGCTTCTAAATTACAACCAATAAATCGCAATCCACCGCCTAATAACCGCCAATTGCTCATTTTGTTAGGATTATTTCTAGGATTTATTGTGAGTATTTTATGGATAGTTGGATTAATAGCTAATAGTTTAATTTGGGTAATTCCTCCTAGCGTGGAACAACAATTAGGTGCTGTGATTGTTCCTGCTTATGAAAAACTCGCTCAACCTTCCCCAACTCAAGACACACTCAATCAGTTGTTGAATCGACTAGAAACTAAATTACCACCAGAACAAAAACAACAGCGTGATTACCAAATACTATATATTCCCCAACCTACGGTAAATGCACTAGCGTTACCAGGCGATCGCATTATCATCTTTGCTGGTTTACTCGATCAAGTAGAATCAGAAAATGAGCTAATGATGATCTTAGGGCATGAGTTAGGTCATTTTGCCAACCGCGATCATTTAAGAGGTTTGGGATATCAAATCTTAGTGCAAGTTGCTTTTTCTTACTTTTTTGGCGACACTGGATGGTGGTCATCATCTGTTGCTTCTGGTGTGGAAGCAGTAACTAAAGCACAATTTTCTCAGTCTCAAGAAACGCAAGCAGATCAGTTTGGCTTAAATTTATTACAGTCTACTTATGGTCATGTAGCTGGTGCAACTGACTTTTTTACCAGATTAAACCAGCAAAGAAATTTAGATATAGCTTTTTTAGCTAGTCATCCTGCACCTGGTAAGCGGGTTGTAGAGTTACAACGCTTAATTAAGGAACTTAATTATACGACAAAAGAGCGATCGCCTTTACCGAAAGCTATAGCTAACCTCAAATCTTAA
- a CDS encoding response regulator — translation MTKILVIEKEEVFRENLLEILEHLGYESIGTKKGRGCVKLVVEHQPDIIIGDLLLSQIEDHTILTAIRQTPKISATPFIIISSQTEKSAIQQGFDLGANDYLVKPLTIADLQKSICNQIEKLKINYNSYAFNLSRNACIS, via the coding sequence ATGACAAAAATATTAGTCATTGAAAAGGAAGAAGTTTTTAGGGAAAACCTGCTGGAAATTTTGGAACATCTCGGCTATGAGTCCATCGGCACGAAAAAGGGTAGGGGATGCGTCAAGCTCGTAGTTGAGCATCAACCCGATATAATTATTGGTGACTTACTCTTATCTCAAATTGAAGATCACACTATTTTGACAGCTATTCGTCAAACTCCAAAAATCTCTGCAACTCCATTTATTATTATAAGTTCTCAAACTGAAAAATCAGCTATTCAACAAGGTTTTGATTTAGGAGCTAATGATTATTTAGTTAAACCTTTAACAATAGCTGATTTGCAAAAGTCTATCTGTAATCAGATAGAAAAATTAAAAATTAACTATAATTCTTACGCCTTTAATTTATCTAGGAATGCTTGTATAAGTTAG
- the purB gene encoding adenylosuccinate lyase has protein sequence MIERYTLPEMGNLWTDTYKLKTWLQVEIAVCEAQAELGYIPAEAVEEIKAKANFDLKRVLEIEAEVRHDMIAFLTNVNEYVGDAGRYIHLGLTSSDVLDTALALQLVASVDVLLTRLEDLIQAIRYQAQQHRNTVMIGRSHGIHAEPITFGFKLAGWLAEVLRNRDRLVRIRDEVAVGKISGAVGTYANIDPRVEAIACQNLGLEPDTASTQVISRDRHADFVQTLALLAASIERFAVEIRNLQRTDVLEVEEYFSKGQKGSSAMPHKRNPIRSERLTGMARIIRGNAVAALENVALWHERDISHSSVERMILPDSCTLADFMIVELTDLIKNLLVYPENMQRNMNCYGGVVFSQRVMLTLVEKGMNREDAYSVVQSCAHQAWNKEDGNFQDLISKDSRVTEHLSPEEIEGCFDPQHHLKNLDQIYQRLSI, from the coding sequence GTGATCGAGCGGTATACCCTGCCCGAAATGGGCAATTTGTGGACTGATACTTATAAACTCAAAACGTGGCTTCAGGTAGAAATTGCCGTTTGTGAAGCTCAAGCTGAATTAGGTTATATCCCTGCTGAGGCGGTGGAGGAAATTAAGGCTAAGGCGAATTTTGACTTGAAGCGCGTGCTGGAAATTGAGGCTGAAGTCCGCCACGACATGATCGCATTTCTCACAAATGTGAATGAGTATGTGGGAGATGCGGGACGTTATATTCATTTAGGCTTAACCAGTTCAGATGTGCTAGATACAGCGTTGGCGTTGCAACTGGTGGCTAGTGTAGATGTTTTGTTGACACGGTTGGAAGATTTAATTCAAGCTATTCGCTACCAAGCGCAGCAACATCGCAATACGGTGATGATTGGGCGATCGCACGGTATTCATGCTGAACCGATCACTTTTGGGTTTAAGTTAGCTGGATGGTTAGCAGAAGTTTTAAGAAACCGCGATCGCTTGGTGCGTATTCGTGATGAAGTCGCTGTAGGTAAAATTTCTGGTGCGGTGGGAACTTACGCCAATATTGATCCCCGTGTAGAAGCGATCGCTTGTCAAAATCTCGGATTAGAACCTGATACGGCATCAACTCAAGTTATATCACGCGATCGTCACGCCGATTTTGTCCAAACCCTTGCTTTACTCGCTGCTTCTATTGAACGTTTTGCTGTAGAAATTCGCAACTTGCAACGCACAGACGTTTTAGAAGTAGAAGAATATTTTTCTAAGGGGCAAAAAGGCTCATCTGCAATGCCTCACAAGCGTAACCCGATTCGTTCAGAACGCCTAACAGGGATGGCGCGAATTATACGCGGTAATGCGGTTGCAGCTTTAGAAAATGTGGCGCTATGGCATGAACGGGATATTTCCCACAGTTCTGTAGAACGGATGATTTTACCCGATTCTTGCACCTTAGCCGATTTTATGATTGTGGAACTAACCGACTTAATTAAAAATTTGTTGGTTTATCCAGAGAATATGCAGCGCAATATGAATTGCTACGGTGGTGTAGTATTCAGCCAACGGGTAATGCTAACTTTGGTTGAAAAAGGCATGAACCGTGAAGATGCTTATAGTGTTGTGCAATCTTGCGCTCATCAAGCGTGGAATAAAGAAGATGGTAACTTCCAAGATTTGATTAGCAAAGATTCTAGGGTAACTGAACATCTCTCTCCAGAAGAAATTGAGGGATGTTTTGACCCGCAGCATCATTTGAAGAATCTAGACCAGATTTATCAACGGTTGAGTATTTAA
- the obgE gene encoding GTPase ObgE, translating into MQFIDQAEIEVEAGNGGDGIVTFRREKYIPAGGPSGGNGGRGGSIYFKAVENLQTLLDFRYKHRFKAQDGERGGRSNRTGAAGGDLLIEVPCGTVIYDAETDELIVDFIEPGQTFCVAAGGKGGLGNQHFLSNRNRAPEYALPGLPGEHKHLRLELKLIAEVGIMGLPNAGKSTLISSLSAARPKVADYPFTTLVPNLGVVRKPSGDGTLFADIPGLIEGASEGAGLGHDFLRHIERTRVLLHLIDATGEDPIAAYQTIQQELEAYGRGLVERPQLLALNKIDAVDLETQNSLKAELSKISNSPVFLISAVARTGLDALLQNTWQILDELAAVS; encoded by the coding sequence ATGCAATTTATAGATCAAGCAGAAATTGAAGTTGAAGCAGGAAATGGCGGCGACGGCATCGTAACTTTCCGTCGGGAAAAATATATCCCTGCTGGGGGACCTTCTGGTGGCAACGGTGGTCGCGGTGGCTCCATTTATTTTAAAGCAGTAGAAAACCTGCAAACTTTGCTGGATTTTAGGTATAAGCACCGCTTCAAAGCCCAAGATGGAGAACGTGGGGGACGAAGTAACCGTACTGGTGCAGCAGGAGGCGATCTCCTCATTGAAGTTCCTTGTGGTACTGTCATTTATGATGCCGAAACAGACGAATTAATCGTTGATTTCATTGAACCAGGGCAAACATTTTGTGTAGCCGCAGGCGGTAAAGGCGGTTTGGGCAATCAGCACTTCCTCAGCAATCGTAACCGCGCTCCAGAGTATGCCTTACCAGGATTACCAGGGGAACATAAGCATCTGCGTTTAGAGTTGAAACTAATAGCTGAAGTCGGCATTATGGGTTTACCAAATGCAGGTAAATCCACACTGATTTCATCTCTCTCAGCAGCACGTCCCAAAGTAGCAGATTATCCATTTACAACATTAGTTCCGAATCTGGGTGTAGTGCGTAAACCTAGCGGTGACGGTACTCTTTTTGCTGATATTCCTGGTTTAATTGAGGGAGCATCAGAGGGCGCAGGTCTAGGACACGACTTCTTGCGCCATATTGAGCGTACCCGTGTATTGCTACATTTAATTGACGCGACTGGTGAAGATCCCATTGCCGCCTACCAGACAATTCAGCAAGAATTAGAAGCTTATGGGCGTGGTCTTGTTGAGCGTCCCCAACTTTTAGCATTAAACAAAATCGACGCAGTTGATTTAGAAACTCAAAATAGTTTGAAGGCAGAGTTATCTAAGATTAGTAATTCACCAGTATTTCTAATTTCAGCAGTTGCTCGGACTGGATTAGACGCTTTATTGCAGAACACTTGGCAGATATTAGATGAGTTAGCAGCAGTGAGTTAG
- a CDS encoding Mo-dependent nitrogenase C-terminal domain-containing protein, with protein sequence MTSVIQSPYSSEQITIWLRGLLTVAWIDGDFDEEEQKLIASLTQKEIDPKIDLSSVEPITAEELAAAFANDSEGAENFLRTAVLVALADGIYSYLEDKLLYKFAQALGKEAIALEALRHTLYEHPETEPDQRSTTLNISELSAQGQRALLQPVRHWLDGLEIHDPRVARFLGKLIPSQCPFERDIELFGHKIVHIPPLCKLNPLYEQLVSLRFRALSYLADDCGEDVSQYF encoded by the coding sequence ATGACTAGCGTTATTCAATCTCCCTACAGCAGCGAACAAATCACAATTTGGCTACGTGGTTTACTAACCGTTGCGTGGATAGACGGTGATTTTGATGAGGAAGAGCAAAAATTAATCGCTTCCTTAACTCAAAAGGAAATAGATCCCAAAATTGATTTAAGTTCTGTAGAACCAATTACAGCAGAGGAATTAGCCGCAGCTTTTGCTAATGACTCTGAAGGTGCAGAAAATTTCTTACGCACGGCTGTACTGGTAGCCTTAGCAGATGGCATCTATTCCTACTTAGAAGATAAACTGTTATACAAGTTTGCTCAAGCATTGGGAAAAGAAGCGATCGCACTAGAAGCCTTAAGACATACCCTTTATGAACACCCAGAAACAGAGCCAGATCAAAGATCAACTACGTTAAATATTAGCGAATTGTCTGCCCAAGGACAACGAGCTTTGCTGCAACCAGTACGACACTGGCTAGACGGGCTAGAAATTCACGACCCAAGAGTAGCAAGATTTTTGGGTAAACTGATTCCCTCACAATGTCCCTTTGAGCGAGATATTGAACTATTTGGGCATAAAATTGTGCATATCCCCCCCCTGTGTAAGCTCAATCCTCTATACGAGCAGTTAGTTAGTTTACGCTTCCGAGCTTTATCCTACCTAGCTGATGACTGCGGTGAGGATGTCTCACAGTATTTTTGA
- a CDS encoding EamA family transporter yields the protein MTLSEFGLFLISIVMSVAGQFFLKSGATKLGQVNASNLVSHVLGIVTTPELVVGLTCYALGAITYILLLTRVDLSVAGPAASLVYVFSVIVGYFVFKEAIPINRYVGLSLIICGVILVIWKK from the coding sequence GTGACTTTATCAGAATTCGGTTTGTTTTTAATTTCTATTGTTATGAGCGTTGCAGGGCAGTTTTTTCTCAAATCTGGCGCAACCAAGCTGGGACAAGTCAACGCCAGTAATTTAGTTAGCCATGTTTTAGGGATCGTGACTACGCCAGAATTAGTAGTTGGGCTAACTTGCTATGCTTTAGGAGCAATTACTTATATTTTATTGTTAACGCGCGTCGATCTTAGTGTTGCTGGTCCTGCTGCTTCTTTGGTATATGTTTTTTCGGTGATAGTCGGTTACTTTGTATTTAAAGAAGCTATCCCAATTAATCGTTATGTAGGTTTAAGTTTGATTATCTGTGGCGTTATCCTAGTAATTTGGAAGAAATAG
- a CDS encoding ComF family protein, with amino-acid sequence MQNLAQTLNKFLNIFLQSKCPLCQRATEAEFCQYCQRQLLSCKFTNSSYLWQGELPVFAWGVYGGAIKRAIAALKYDRQPQIALPLGYWLGEAWLKSPISQTTKKLIVVPIPLHDSKLKQRGYNQAELLAQSFCKFTGLALQDGLERVRATEAQFGLSQSQRQENLAEAFRLSKKLKVQSSNAVLLLDDIYTTGATVKSATQTLQQQGIQVYGLVAIATSKVNSN; translated from the coding sequence ATGCAAAACTTGGCGCAAACTCTAAATAAATTTCTGAATATATTTTTGCAATCTAAATGTCCACTTTGCCAACGTGCTACTGAAGCTGAATTTTGCCAATACTGTCAACGGCAACTTTTAAGCTGTAAATTCACTAATTCTAGTTATTTATGGCAAGGAGAATTGCCAGTATTTGCTTGGGGCGTATACGGAGGAGCAATTAAAAGAGCGATCGCAGCTTTAAAATATGATCGACAACCACAAATAGCTCTCCCTTTAGGTTACTGGTTAGGGGAAGCTTGGTTAAAATCACCAATATCTCAAACGACAAAAAAATTAATAGTAGTGCCTATTCCCCTGCATGATAGTAAATTAAAGCAGCGCGGCTATAATCAAGCAGAACTGTTAGCACAAAGTTTTTGTAAATTCACAGGTTTAGCTTTGCAAGACGGTTTAGAAAGAGTACGCGCCACAGAAGCACAGTTTGGTTTATCTCAGTCACAGCGACAAGAAAATTTAGCTGAAGCTTTCCGCTTGAGTAAAAAATTGAAAGTACAAAGTAGTAATGCCGTATTATTACTAGACGATATTTATACTACTGGTGCAACTGTTAAATCTGCTACCCAAACCCTGCAACAGCAAGGGATACAAGTTTATGGATTAGTTGCGATCGCGACTTCAAAAGTAAACAGTAATTAA